A region of Massilia sp. WG5 DNA encodes the following proteins:
- a CDS encoding cytochrome P450 codes for MALPNRPVPADSGFDHTLGLLSEGYRFLTGRFERFGSDIFTTRLMLRKALCVRGEDAARMFYQPGRFTRRHALPPTTLALLQDFGSVMALDGEAHRKRKAMFMSLLGPLERQRLVGLAAAQWRAQFARWAGMPSVVVHQEAELVLCRAVCQWAGIPISVEEARERTAEFSAMIDGAASAGPRTWKALMLRHRTERWARALVDAVRAGQAQPPFDSALNAIARHRDADGRPIDRKHAAVELINFLRPTVAVARFIACAVLAMHEHPACRERIAAGDDAYLTMFAQEVRRYYPFLPAIGGRALHDFDWHGMQIAKGTWVLLDLYGTDMHPAIWGDPEVFRPERFERRESSGFDLVPQGGGDPYSGHRCPGESATIDLLKSAAKLFATGIAYEVPPQDLSISLRRIPTLPASGMVIEKVRVLA; via the coding sequence GTGGCGCTTCCCAACCGCCCCGTTCCCGCCGACAGCGGCTTCGACCACACGCTGGGGCTGCTGTCCGAAGGCTACCGCTTCCTGACGGGCCGCTTCGAGCGCTTCGGTTCCGACATCTTCACTACCCGCCTCATGCTGCGCAAGGCGCTGTGCGTGCGCGGCGAGGACGCGGCGCGCATGTTCTACCAGCCGGGCCGGTTCACGCGCCGCCACGCGCTGCCGCCGACCACCCTGGCGCTGCTGCAGGACTTCGGCAGCGTGATGGCGCTGGACGGCGAGGCGCACCGCAAGCGCAAGGCGATGTTCATGTCGCTGCTCGGACCGCTGGAGCGCCAGCGCCTGGTGGGGCTGGCGGCGGCGCAGTGGCGCGCGCAGTTCGCGCGCTGGGCCGGCATGCCGTCGGTGGTGGTGCACCAGGAAGCGGAGCTGGTCCTGTGCCGCGCGGTGTGCCAGTGGGCCGGGATCCCGATCAGCGTGGAGGAAGCGCGCGAGCGCACGGCGGAGTTTTCGGCGATGATCGACGGCGCCGCCTCGGCGGGCCCGCGCACCTGGAAGGCGCTGATGCTGCGCCACCGCACCGAACGCTGGGCGCGCGCACTGGTCGACGCCGTGCGCGCCGGCCAGGCCCAGCCGCCTTTCGACAGCGCGCTGAACGCGATCGCGCGCCATCGCGACGCCGACGGCCGGCCGATCGACCGCAAGCACGCGGCGGTGGAACTGATCAACTTCCTGCGCCCGACCGTGGCGGTGGCGCGCTTCATCGCCTGCGCGGTGCTGGCGATGCACGAGCATCCGGCCTGCCGCGAACGGATCGCCGCCGGCGACGACGCCTACCTGACAATGTTCGCGCAGGAAGTGCGGCGCTATTACCCCTTCCTGCCGGCGATCGGCGGACGGGCGCTGCACGATTTCGACTGGCACGGCATGCAGATCGCGAAAGGCACCTGGGTCCTGCTCGACCTGTACGGCACCGACATGCATCCGGCGATATGGGGAGACCCCGAGGTGTTCCGCCCGGAGCGTTTCGAACGCCGCGAGAGCAGCGGCTTCGACCTGGTCCCGCAGGGCGGCGGCGACCCCTATTCGGGACATCGCTGTCCCGGCGAATCGGCGACGATCGACCTGTTGAAATCGGCGGCGAAGCTGTTCGCCACCGGGATCGCCTACGAAGTGCCGCCCCAGGACCTGTCGATCAGCCTGCGCCGCATTCCGACGCTGCCGGCCAGCGGCATGGTGATCGAGAAGGTCAGGGTGCTCGCTTGA
- a CDS encoding glycine zipper 2TM domain-containing protein — protein MKNVSALGARLALIAAFAAAGAAPLAAQAAPDHHRNYAQCQNCGTVVSTHTYERAAERGSGLGAGGGAVVGGLLGNQVGSGNGRTLATIAGAVGGAYAGNRVERNMKSVTYTDVRVKMAKGGYRTFTEQGRPRYGNGERVRVQQGHLIRD, from the coding sequence ATGAAAAACGTATCCGCACTCGGCGCCCGCCTTGCCCTGATCGCTGCTTTTGCCGCCGCCGGCGCCGCGCCGCTGGCCGCCCAGGCCGCGCCGGACCATCACCGCAACTATGCGCAATGCCAGAATTGCGGCACCGTGGTCTCGACCCATACCTATGAACGCGCGGCCGAGCGCGGCAGCGGCCTGGGCGCCGGTGGCGGCGCCGTGGTCGGCGGCCTGCTGGGCAACCAGGTCGGCAGCGGCAACGGCCGCACGCTGGCCACCATTGCCGGCGCCGTCGGCGGCGCCTATGCCGGCAACCGCGTCGAGCGCAACATGAAATCCGTGACCTACACCGACGTGCGCGTGAAGATGGCGAAAGGCGGCTACCGCACCTTCACCGAGCAGGGCCGTCCGCGCTATGGCAACGGCGAGCGCGTGCGCGTGCAGCAGGGCCACCTGATCCGCGATTGA
- the nth gene encoding endonuclease III, which yields MEKHPFDVGVAFERIEEAVKPWPKAALFQLAEEGYASVFEQLLACIISIRTYDEVTLPVSRRLFARARTPAEIAQCSWEELDALISPSTFHERKANQILAIARDVEQTFGGALPGEREVLLSFAGVGPKCANLVLGVACGTPVISVDIHVHRVTGRWGYVAAPTPEKTLLALEKKLPEQYWIDINRLLVPFGKHICTGTRPRCSTCPVLDMCQQVGVTEHR from the coding sequence ATGGAAAAGCACCCATTCGACGTCGGCGTGGCCTTCGAGCGCATCGAGGAAGCCGTGAAGCCCTGGCCCAAGGCGGCGCTGTTCCAGTTGGCCGAGGAAGGCTATGCCTCCGTCTTCGAGCAACTGCTGGCCTGCATCATCTCGATCCGCACCTATGACGAGGTGACGCTGCCGGTCTCGCGCCGGCTGTTCGCGCGGGCGCGCACGCCGGCGGAGATCGCGCAATGTTCATGGGAAGAGCTGGATGCGTTGATCAGCCCGAGCACTTTTCATGAGCGCAAGGCGAACCAGATCCTGGCCATTGCGCGCGACGTCGAACAAACATTCGGCGGCGCCCTGCCCGGCGAGCGCGAGGTGCTGCTGTCGTTTGCCGGGGTCGGCCCCAAATGCGCGAACCTGGTGCTGGGCGTCGCCTGCGGCACGCCGGTCATCAGCGTCGACATCCACGTGCACCGGGTGACGGGACGCTGGGGCTATGTTGCCGCGCCGACGCCCGAAAAGACCCTGCTGGCGCTCGAGAAAAAGCTGCCGGAACAGTACTGGATCGACATCAATCGCCTGCTGGTGCCCTTCGGGAAGCACATCTGCACCGGCACCCGGCCGCGCTGCTCGACGTGTCCGGTGCTGGACATGTGCCAGCAGGTGGGCGTGACGGAACATCGGTGA